From the Brachyspira intermedia PWS/A genome, the window TATCTTCTTTTTTATCATTAAACTCATCAGGAAAATGTCCATGCTCTAAATAGAATTCAAATAGTCTTCTCTCTTCTTCTTCAGAATTTTTCGACATATTAATAAAATCCTAAAAAATATTTATGAATTTAATAATTTTAAAAATTCAGCATTGTCTTTAGTAGAATTCATTTTATCAACAACAGTTTCTATTAATTGATCTTCATCAATACCTTGAGACTGCATATATTTTCTTAATGCCCACATTTTATTTTTCTCTTCCTCAGTAAGAAGTAAATCCTCTCTTCTAGTAGAAGAAGAATCAATATCAATAGCAGGGAAAAGTCTTCTATTAGCAAGTTTTCTATCTAAATGAAGTTCCATATTACCAGTACCTTTGAACTCTTCATAGATATAATCATCCATTTTACTTCCAGTATCAACTAAAGCAGAAGCAATTATAGTAAGAGATCCACCCTCTTCTATATTACGAGCAGCACCGAAGAATCTTTTTGGTTTATGTAAAGCATTTGAATCAACACCGCCTGTTAATACTTTACCGCTTGCAGGAACTACTAAGTTATAAGCTCTTGAAAGTCTTGTGATAGAATCTAATATAATAACAACGTCATGTTTATTTTCAACTAATCTTTTTGCTTTTTCTAATACCATTTCAGAAACTTGACAATGTTTATCAGGAGTTTCATCAAAAGTAGATGCAATAACTTCAGCTTCTGGTACTTGTCTTTTCATATCAGTAACTTCTTCAGGACGTTCATCTATAAGAAGAATGAAAAGTTTGATATCAGGATAATTTTTACATATAGCATTAGCAATTTCCTGAAGCATCATAGTTTTACCAGCTTTAGGAGGTGCTACTATTAATCCTCTTTGACCTTTACCTATAGGAGAAACTAAATTAATAATACGAGTAGAAATTTTATTAGGAGCAAACTCTAAATCTATACGTTCATTAGGAAAAATTGGAGTTAATTTATCGAAATGAGGTCTTTTATAAAGATTATTAGGTTCTTCTCCATTAACAGTTTCTATTCTAAGTAAAGCAAAAAATTTCTCTCCGGCATTATCTTTAGGAGGTCTAACTTCTCCAGTAATTAAATCACCAGTTCTAAGTCCGAAAAGCCTTATTTGAGCAGGAGAAATATATATATCATCAGGTCCAACTAAATAATTACTATTTTTTGAACGCAAGAAACCAAAACCATCTTGTAAAGTTTCCAAAGTACCTTCAGCAACTATTTTTCCTTCTAAAGCAATCTGTGCTTTTAATATAGCATGCATAAGTTCCTGACGTCTTATATTATTATTAGTGTCTTTCTTTATACCATAAGATTCAGCAAATTCCAATAATTCCTCAAAAGTTAAAACACTTAATTTGCTAATATAAAGTATATCATGAGGTCTTTTTATTTCTTTCACTTCATCATTACTTTCTATTTCTTTATCAAATTCATCTTTTTCAAGTACAATTTCTGAATTATTTGTATTTTCTTCATTATTTTCAGCAACAACCTGTTTTACAACTTTCTTTCTAACAACTTTTTTTACCTGAACAGGAGCTGTTTCAATTTCCTCATTTTCATTAGATACTTTAACACGTTTTTTGGTTGGAAAAGGCATAATAATTCCTTCGATAAATAAGAATCATGCTAAGTTATAGCGAATACTCGCTATAACTACACGATATAATATTTATCTTAATTTGCTTATATTAGATTTATAAACTTGATTTAATTTATTTATTTTCAGTTTTAGCAGAACTGCTATCAGATTCGCAAAGCATAATAACACACATGTCAGCAGCATCACCGAATCTCTTATATGATAAAATTTTTCTTACATAACCGCCGTTTTTACCAGCATATCTAGGAGCTATATCTTTGAAAAGTTTAGCAAGTATTGTTTTATCTTTAACATACTTTGCTACAGTTCTTCTATTATGAACATTATCAACTTTAGCTCTATAAATTATTTTATCAGCTAATTGCTTAATAGCTCTACCCTTTTCTTTAGTAGTTTCTATTTTTTCATATTTAAAAAGAGAAGTAAGCATATTAGAAAGCATAGCTTTTTTATGTGCACTTGTTCTATTAAATTTTTTTACTGTAACTCTATGTCTCATTTTACTATCCTTGAAAGTTTATTAACTTTTATATTATTCTCTTATCCTCTCATACCAAGATGAGCATTATACTCAGCTAGCTTTTCTTTAATTTCTTCGATAATCATTTCATTAGCACCGATTAATCTTAATAAATCAGCATCAGTTTTAACTGCAACTTTATCTAAAGTTTTCAAATCAGAAGCCATTAAGAAATTAGCAGTTCTAACAGAGAATTCTACCTCTTCAATATGTTTACCTTTAAGAGAATCAAGCACAGAATCTTTAGGAGTTTCTTCTATTTTTTCATCATCTCCATTAGCCTCTTCAGGATCCATAAAATGCTTTAAATTATCTCTTAAAATCTTAGCAGCTTGGGATAAAGCCTTATCAGGAGCTATATTACCCTTAGTTTCTATCTCAAGAGTAAGTTTACCATAATCTATACGCTGACCTACTCTGATAGGATCAACATTATATTTTACACTTACAATAGGAGAATAAATAGCATCTATAGCTATAGCATTAATATCTTCTAATAATTCAATATTCATTTCAGCAGGCACATAGCTGTATCCACCTTCAATTTGAATATCCATCTCAAAAGTATATCCCTCAGCAATTGTAGCTATATAATAGTCAGGATTATGCACTTGAGCTTCAGTATCATCAGCCACCAAATCTCCAGCAGTGATAACACATGGACCTTCTTTTTTCATATGAATAGTTTTAGTATCCATATGGCTAGGAAGAGAAACCACAACATTTTTAAGATGCATAATCATAACAATTGTGTCCTCTTTCATTCCAGGAACATTTTCAAATTCATTGCTAACACCATCAATTTTGATAGTAGTGATAGCATAACCAGGTATAGAAGATAATAGTACTCTTCTTAAAGCATTACCAACTGTTACCGCATATCCTCTCTCAAAAGGCTGAGCTATAAATTTACCATAAGTAGGAGTTAAATCCTTCTTTTCAAAAGTAACTCTATGAGGATGTCTAATAGATTCTAATATTTCTTTTAATGCCATTCTTAAAATACCCCTTATAAAAGAGTTCCATTACTTAGAATAATACTCAATGATGAGCTGTTCATTAATAGGATACTCTATATGCTCTCTTATAGGTAAAGTTACGATTTCGCCTGTCTTATTAGAAAGATCTAAACTTAACCAAGCAGGAACATACTCACTTTTTAAACCTTCCACTATAGTTTTTACTTCAGCTACTGCATTACCTCTTTCAGTGAAAGCAACTTTATCACCTACTTTAACACAATAAGAAGGAACTGTCATTCTTTTACCATTAACTGATATAAAACCATGAGCTACAAATTGTCTAGCTTGATTTCTGCTTTTAGCAAGTCCAAGTCTGTAAACAACATTATCCAAACGAAGCTCTAATAATCTAAGTAAGTTTTCACCGGATACACCAGCTACACGAATAGCCTCATGATAATAATTTCTAAATTGTTTTTCTAAAACGCCGTAAATACGTTTAACTTTCTGTTTTTCTCTCATCTGAATACCATATTCTGATAACTGTTTCATTTTTCTGTTAGCAGGACCAGGTACATCTCTCTTTTTTGTTATAGCACATTTAGCAGTAAGACATCTATCGCCTTTCAACATAAGTTTCATTTTTTCGCGGCGACATAATCTGCAACTAGCATCTCTATATCTTGCCATAATTATTTATCTCCTATTATCAATACAATTCTTAATTAACTATTATATTCTTCTTCTTTTTCTAGGACGGCAGCCATTATGAGGCATTGGAGTAACGTCCTTAATAAGTTTAACTTTAAGACCTGAAGCTTCAACAGCTCTGATAGAGCTTTCTCTACCCATTCCAGGACCTTTAACATAAACTTCTACTTCTCTTACACCCATTTCATAAGCTTTTTTAGATGCTTTTTCACTAGCAACTTGTGCTGCGAAAGGCGTAGATTTCTTACTACTTTTGTAATCTCCATCTAAACCTGCACTAGCCCATGATAAAGTGTCACCATTTCTATCAGTTATAGTAACTATTGTATTATTAAAGCTAGCCTTTATATGTACTATACCAAAAGCTTCAACTTTTCTATCTTTTTTAATTTTTTTATCTTTTAGAGTTTTTTTACCTTTTTGAGTAGCCACTATTCTCCCCCATTAATTATTTTTTACCTGGTGCTTTTTTCTTACCAGCAATAGCTTTTCTTGCACCGCCGCCTCTAGCATTACGAGAGTTTGTACGAGTGCGTTGACCATGTACAGGAAGCCTCTTAATATGACGCATTCCGCGGTATGAGTGAATGTCTTTCAAACGTTTTATATTATTATAAAGCTCTGTACGTAAATCACCTTCTACTTTAGTAGTGGCTTCTATAGCATCTCTTAAAGCAGTAATTTGTGCATCTGTTAAATCTTTAGCTTTAATAGAGTAGTCTATATTAGCTTTATCACAAATAACATGAGCAAGAGTACGTCCTATACCATATATATCAGTAAGGGCTATTTCTATTCTTTTATTATTTCTTATTTCAACACCCATTAAGCGTGCCATATTAATTATCTCCTTAAATTAATTACTTCTGTTTTTGTTTATGTCTTGGGTTTTTCTTACATATAACTCTAACGACGCCTTTTCTCTTCACTATTTGGCAGTCATTACAACGTTTTTTTATAGAACTTTTTACTTTCATTGTAACTAATCTCCATTTAATTTATTACTTATAACGATAAATTATTCTACCCTTTGTCAAATCATAGGGAGACATTTCTATAGTTACTTTATCCCCAGGAAGTATGCGAATAAAATTCATACGCATTTTGCCTGATATATGAGCCAATATCCTATGACCATTTTCTAACTCTACTCTAAAAGTAGCATTTGGAAGAGGCTCTACTACAGTACCTTCTACTTCTATAGTTTCTCTTTCAGCCATATTATTACCTTCTCACCTTAGATTTCTTTAATATGCCGTCGTAGTTATGCATTTGTAAATAGGACTCTATTTGTTTTAATAACTCAACAGCAACACTTACACTAATCATTACAGATGTTCCACCCATCAAATAAACAAGCGAATTATTTGTACCTCTAAAAGGAGCAAATATAGGAATCTTAGACATTAAATCCGGAAATACTGCTATTGCAGCCAAGAATATTGAACCGCCTATAGTTATTCTGCTTAATACTGTCTTTAAATATTCTGCAGTTTGAGTACCTGGTCTGTAACCTGGTATAAAACCACCGGACTTTTTAAGATTCTCAGCTATATCATCAGGATTAAACTGTACTGATGTATAAACATAGGCAAACATTATAACTAATAAACAATAAAGAATTATGTATGCCCAACTTCCATAAGAGAAGAATCTAAGCAATGCATCAAGCCATCTCCATTGAACTCCTCTAGTTAAGCTAGCTATTTGAGCAGGAATTGCCATTAAAGCTGAAGCAAATATTATAGGAATTACACCGGATGGGTTGATTTTGAAAGGTATATGAGTTGATTGAGCTCCGAATACTTTTCTGCCTACAACTCTTTTAGCATACTGAACAGGAATTCTTCTTTGTCCGCTTTCTTCATAAACTACGCAGAATATTACTATTGCGAAAATTATAAAGAAAAGAACTATAACTAAAGAATTCAAATATTCACTTTCTCTTTTCTGTATAACATCATATACACCAGCAGGAATACGAGCAACAATACCGGCAAAGATTATAACAGATATACCGTTACCAAGGCCGCGTTCTGTGATCTGGTCACCTAGCCACATCAAGAACATGGTACCAGCTGTAGCTGTTACAACAACTAGAAGTATGAAACCTATACCAGGATTCATAAATATCATAGCACCTTCATTTATACTCTGAATCCAGCTAGCCATAGCTGCAGATTGTACTATACAAAGAACAAGAGTTAGATATCTAACATACTGATTTATCTTTTTACGACCACTCTCACCTTCTTTTTGCATTCTTTCCAAAGCAGGAATAACTACACCAAGAAGCTGCATTATAATTGAAGCAGAAATATAAGGCATAATACCTAATGCTAATATAGAAAATCTAAATAAAGCACCACCTGAAAATAAATCCATTATAGTTAAAAGTCCTCCTCCGCCTTGAGATGAGGACAAGAAACCTAACAATGCTGTAGGATCTATACCAGGTGTAGGAATATGACTACCTATTCTATAAACTAATATAGCAATAACAGTAAATAAGATTCTGCTTCTTAATTCTTGTACCCTAAATATATTAGCAAACGACTTAAACATTATAATTTACCTTAAGACTTTTTATCTTCTTTCTTTCTAATATATTTTTTGCGTTCATGTATTACAACTTTACCGCCGGATTTCTCTATTTTTTCTATAGCTTTTTTACTAGCCATATCAACTGTTATAGTAACAGCATTTTTTACTTCACCCATAGAAAGAAGTTTAATATAATCTCTCTTAGATGATAAGAAACCCATTTGAAGTAAAGTTTCTCTTGTGATTTCATTACCGCCTATAGAATCTAAATCACCAACATTTATAATATTTACACATTTTTTGAAAGCTGCATTAGTGAATCCGCTTTTTGGAATTCTTCTATGCAAAGGCATTTGTCCGCCTTCAAAACCAGCTCTTCTGCTGTAACCGGCACGAGACTGAGCACCTTTATCACCTCTGCCTGCAGTACAGCCCCAACCAGAACCTTGTCCGCGTCCTACTCTATGACGTTTTTTACTAGATCCCTTAGGAGCTCTTAATATTTTTGTATTTTCTTGTGCCATTTTTAAGAACCTCACTTATACTCTACTTTAAGAAGATGTGATATTTTATTTATCATTCCATTTATTTGAGGAGTTGCTTCTTTTTCTACAACTCTTTTGCCCTTTTTGAAACCCAAAGCTACAACTGTATCTCTTTGAGATTTCTCATAGCCTATAGGAGATTTTACTAATGTTATTACAACTTTAGCCATTATTCTGCCCTCCCATAAATTTGATCTATACTTACACCTCTTTTGTTAGCCATATATTCTACTGTTTTCAAAGATTTTAAACCTTCAAAAGTAGCTTTAGCTAGGTTCATAGAGTTGTTATTTCCTAAAGACTTAGAAAGAATGTTTTTAACTCCTGCTAATTCTAATACTGCACGAGCAGGACCTCCAGAAATAACTCCTGTACCTTTAGAAGCTGGTTTCATAACTATTCTGCTACTTCTAAATACACCAACTGTATTATGAGGTATAGTTTCACCTTTTAAGTTAACTTCTATCATGTTTTTCTTAGCTTGCTCTATAGCTTTTCTTATAGCATCTGGTACTTCGTTTGCTTTACCGTAACCTAAACCAACATGACCATTTTTATCGCCTAAAACCATCAAAGCGGCAAATCTAAAACGTCTTCCGCCTTTCATAACTTTAGCTACTCTGTTTAAAGTTATTAGACGCTCTTCATACATACTTTTTTCTTCGTTGTTATTTATATCGTGTGCCAAGGTAATACTCCTTAAAATTTCAATCCTGCTTCACGAGCACCGTCAGCTAGGGATTTTATTTTTCCATGATATATATATCCGTTTCTGTCAAATACAACTTCACTTATATTTTTCTCTTTTGCTCTAGTAGCTAAAACTTTACCTATTTCTTTAGCTATATCCACATTCTTACCGCTTTTTAAATCTTTTTCTTGAGAAGATGCTGATGCTAAAGTTATACCTTTGCTATCATCTATTATTTGAGCAGATACATATTTAAGACTTTTATGAACTGTAAGTCTTGGACGCTCTGAGCTTCCTTCTATTCTTATACGTATACTTCTTTTTCTTCTTTCGCGTTGAGCTTTAATCTTTTCTCTTAAACTCATAAAAAACCCCTTACTTAGCAGCTTTTTTACTTTCTTTATATTTTACATGCTCGCCGTCAAATCTAACACCTTTACCTTTATAAGGCTCAACAGGTCTTTTCTTTTTGATATTCATAGCAAGCTCGCCTACTTGTTCTTTATCATTGCCTTCGATAGTGATTTTAGTATCTTTTTCAACTGTTACTTTAATACCTTCTGGTATTTTCATTTTTACATCACTAGAAAAACCTAATTGCAATGTTATAGTATCTCCTTGAACATTAGAACGATAACCTGTACCTTCTAATTGAAGAACTTTTTTATATCCGTTAGTAACGCCTTCTATCATATTAGAAATAAGCTTCCACACCAAACCTAATTGTGCAGAGTACTTAGCTTTATTTTCTTTAATAGCTTTCTCGTCAGTACTTTCAATCTTAGGAGGTTTAACCCAAAGAGAATTATTTTCGAGTTCAAATATTATATAATCAAAAAACTCTCTTGTCAACTCCCCTCTTTTACCTTTTACGATTACTTTATGTCCGTCTATCTTAACTTCAACGCCTTGAGGTATCGCTATAGGTTTATTTGCTAATCTACTCATTATTAATACCCTCTTAATAATTTATTACCAAACGTAGCATAAAACTTCGCCGCCAACTTTTTCTTTTCTAGCCTCTTTATCTGTCATTACACCTTTACTTGTAGATATTACAGATATACCGAAACCGTTTTTTACTTGAGGTATAGTATCTACTGATGTATAAACTCTTAAACCTGGAGTTGATACTCTTTGAATTCCTTCTATTACTGAACTTCCCTCATAATATTTCAAATCTATTTCTATGCGGAAGAAATTTTTATCTTTTACTTCTACTTTTTTGAAGTCATTAATATAACCTTCTTTCTTTAAAATTGCAAGTATATTTTCCATTTTTGTAGAAAAAGGTATAGTAACAGACTCTTTTTTTGCTCTACAACCATTTCTTATTATAGTTAAAGCATCTGCTATTGGATCATGTACACTCATTCATATTCTCCTTAAATTACCAACTAGACTTAGTTACGCCCGGTATCAAACCTTTATTTGCTAAATCTCTAAAACATATTCTGCACATCTTGTACTGTCTTATATAAGCACGAGGTCTGCCGCATATTGGGCAACGATTATACTGTCTTGTTTTATATTTTTGTTTTTTTGTAGCTTTAACTTTAAGTGCCAATCTAGCCATTATTTATTCTCCTGACTTTTAGGTGCTGCACGGAATGGCAAACCAACTCTTTCTAATAAAGTGCGTGCCATATCGTCATTATCTGCAGTAGTTACTATTGTTATATTTAAGCCTTTTACGGCATCTGTTTTATCAAAACTTATTTCTGGGAATATAGTATGTTCTTTTATTCCTAAGTTGTAATTACCATTACCATCGAAACCTCTTCTAGGAATACCTTGGAAGTCTCTTACTCTTGGTAATGCTATGAATATTAATCTCTCTAAGAAGTCATACATTCTTTCGCCTCTTAAAGTTACTCTGCAGCCTATAGGCATACCTTGTCTTAATTTGAAGTTAGCTATAGACTTTTTAGCTCTTGTTACAACAGCTCTCTGTCCTGCTATTTGGCTTAGTTCTTCTACAGCAGAATCAACATATTTTTTGTCTGTTACAGCCTGAGTTACTCCCATATTGATTATGATTTTTTCTATTTTAGGGATAGCCATAGTAGAGCTTAAATTCATATCTTTTAGAAGAGACTGTTTAATCTCGTTTTCATACCTATCTTTCAATACTGACATAATTTATTTTCTCCTACTTACTTATCAAGAACTTCGCCTGATTTTTTGGCATATCTTTTTAGTTTACCGTCTACTTCTTTTCTTCCAACTCTAGTAGCTTTTCCTGCTTTGTTTACTACCATTACATTGGATATATGTATTGAAGCTTCTTTCTCAACTATTCCGCCTTTTTGATTCTCTTGGCTTTTAGGCATAGTTTTTTTAACCATATTGATGTTTTTTACTAAAACTCTGCCTCTTGTTCTATCTACAGACAATACCTCTCCGCGTTCTCCGCTTTGCTCTCCAGCTATTACCTCAACAGTATCGCCTTTTTTTACTTTGTATTTTGTCTTACTTAAATCTTGTTTCTTTATCATAATTATATTACCTCTGGTGCAAGTGATACTATCTTCATAAAGCCTCTGTCTCTAAGTTCACGAGCTACAGGTCCGAATATACGTTTACCGCGTGGCTCTCTTTTATCATCTACTATAACAGCAGCATTCTCGTCGAAACGAATATATGAACCGTCAGGACGTCTAACTTCTTTTTTTACTCTTACTATTACAGCTTTTACTACTTTACCTTTTTCTATAGAGCAAGTAGGTATTATATCTGTTACAGAACAGATAATTACATCACCTAAAGTAGCATATCTGCGTCTGCTTCCGCCTAATACCTTAATACATTTTAACTTTTTAACGCCTGTATTATCAGCTACATTAAGAGTGCTTGGTACTTGTATCATAGTTCTTACTCTCCTTCAACCTGTGAAGAAACTGCTGCTTCTGGAGCATGTTTTTCACGTTTTAAAACATTCTCTACATCGCTGTCTATAGAATCTTTTTCTATACGCTCTGCTTTTTTGATTATTTTTGTTAATCTGAATTTTTTATCTTTACTAAGAGGTCTGCACTCTATCACTCTTACTAAATCACCTTCATGACATTCATTTTTTTCATCATGAGCTTTATATCTTTTATTTTTACTAATAGTTTTACCATAAAGCGGGTGTTTCTGCTTGCTTTCTACTTTAACAACTATAGTTTTATCCATTTTATCAGAAACTACAATTCCCTCAAGTACTCTTTTATATTTTTTTGCTTTGCTTTCCACACTAATACCTCACTATTTTTTTATGCCAAGTTCATGCTGACGAATAAATGTCTTAACTCTAGCTATATCTTTACGAGCTTTCTTTAATTGATGAGTTTGTCTAGCATCACCAACTACTTTTTCAAATCTATGCTCTTGATATTCTTTTTCTAATTTTAGAAGTTCACCTTTAAGCTCTTCTAAACCTAATGACTTATAATCTTTAGTGTTCTTAGCCATTATATAGCCTCCCTCTTAATGAACTTAGTTTTGATAGGGAGCTTGAAACCAGCTAGTCTGAAAGCTGATTGAGCTAATTCTTCTGGAACACCTGCTATTTCAAATATTACTTTTCCAGGCTTAACTACAGCTACCCAATATTCAACGTTACCTTTACCTTTACCCATTCTAGTTTCAGCAGGTTTTTTAGTATAAGGCTTATCAGGAAATACTTTTATCCACATTTTACCTACACGCTTAACATGTCTTGATATAGCAATACGTGCAGCCTCAATTTGTCTATCTGTAAGCCATACAGGCTCTAATGCCATAAGACCATAATCTCCGAAAGTCAAATTACTTCCTCTCTTAGATTTGCCTTTCATTCTGCCTCTATGATGTTTACGATATTTCATTCTTGATGGTTGTAACATTATCTATCTCCTTTGGCACTGATAACTTTACCTGCATCATCTTGTTTATGTTCTTTCTTATCAAGAATTTCACCCTTATAGATCCACACTTTTATTCCGATAATACCGAATGTAGTAAGTGCTTCTGCAGTGCCATAATCTATATTAGCTCTCAATGTATGTAATGGTACTGAACCATTTTTGTATTGTTCTGTTCTAGCAATATCAGCACCTGCTAAACGACCAGAACACATAACTTTTATACCTTTAGCACCTTTCTTCATAGCCTGAGTTATAACACTTTTCATAGCTCTTCTGAAAGCAACACGCATTTCTAATTGACGAGCTACGCTTTGTGCTGCTAAATTAGCATCTAACTCTGCATCTCTTATTTCTGTAATAGAGAAATGAACTGGTTTTTTAACCATTTTCTGAACAGTTGTTTTTACAGTTTCAACTCTCTGTCCTTTAGGACCTATTACAACTCCTGCTCTTGCAGTAGAGATGAAAATATTGATTCTATCTGGGAAACGTACTATTTGTATATCAGATATAGCAGGGTCAAAAGACTCTTTTTTTCCGCCGATTTTCTTTTGTTCTTCTTTTAATGTTTTATAATAATAATTCATTATATAACGTCTGATAGATAAATCTTCATGCAAACTGTCTGCATAAGTTCTGCTATCTTCAAACCATTTACTAGACCAAGTTTTGTTAATTCCGAGTCTTAAGCCTATTGGACTAACCTTTTGACCCATAGTTTATACCTCCGCTGCTTTAGGTGCTTCTTCTGTTTTAGCACTCTTAGCTTTTAATTTTTTCTTTTCAGGTTTTTTATCATCACTTAAAATTATAGTAATATGTGAAAGTCTTTTTAATATTGGATCAGCACTACCTCTGCTTGCTGCACGTATTCTTTTAAGAGTAGGTGCTTTATCAACATAAGCAGTTTTTACCCATAATGTATCTGGATTGATATTTCTTGATTGGAATATAGCATTAGCTATTCCGCTCTTAATAGCCTTTCTTAGAACTACTGATGACATCTGAGGCATTGTTGCTAGATTAGATATAGCATGGTTAACATACTCACCTT encodes:
- the rplR gene encoding 50S ribosomal protein L18, whose product is MSLREKIKAQRERRKRSIRIRIEGSSERPRLTVHKSLKYVSAQIIDDSKGITLASASSQEKDLKSGKNVDIAKEIGKVLATRAKEKNISEVVFDRNGYIYHGKIKSLADGAREAGLKF
- the rplQ gene encoding 50S ribosomal protein L17 codes for the protein MRHRVTVKKFNRTSAHKKAMLSNMLTSLFKYEKIETTKEKGRAIKQLADKIIYRAKVDNVHNRRTVAKYVKDKTILAKLFKDIAPRYAGKNGGYVRKILSYKRFGDAADMCVIMLCESDSSSAKTENK
- the rplO gene encoding 50S ribosomal protein L15, which gives rise to MAQENTKILRAPKGSSKKRHRVGRGQGSGWGCTAGRGDKGAQSRAGYSRRAGFEGGQMPLHRRIPKSGFTNAAFKKCVNIINVGDLDSIGGNEITRETLLQMGFLSSKRDYIKLLSMGEVKNAVTITVDMASKKAIEKIEKSGGKVVIHERKKYIRKKEDKKS
- the rpsD gene encoding 30S ribosomal protein S4; the encoded protein is MARYRDASCRLCRREKMKLMLKGDRCLTAKCAITKKRDVPGPANRKMKQLSEYGIQMREKQKVKRIYGVLEKQFRNYYHEAIRVAGVSGENLLRLLELRLDNVVYRLGLAKSRNQARQFVAHGFISVNGKRMTVPSYCVKVGDKVAFTERGNAVAEVKTIVEGLKSEYVPAWLSLDLSNKTGEIVTLPIREHIEYPINEQLIIEYYSK
- the secY gene encoding preprotein translocase subunit SecY; protein product: MFKSFANIFRVQELRSRILFTVIAILVYRIGSHIPTPGIDPTALLGFLSSSQGGGGLLTIMDLFSGGALFRFSILALGIMPYISASIIMQLLGVVIPALERMQKEGESGRKKINQYVRYLTLVLCIVQSAAMASWIQSINEGAMIFMNPGIGFILLVVVTATAGTMFLMWLGDQITERGLGNGISVIIFAGIVARIPAGVYDVIQKRESEYLNSLVIVLFFIIFAIVIFCVVYEESGQRRIPVQYAKRVVGRKVFGAQSTHIPFKINPSGVIPIIFASALMAIPAQIASLTRGVQWRWLDALLRFFSYGSWAYIILYCLLVIMFAYVYTSVQFNPDDIAENLKKSGGFIPGYRPGTQTAEYLKTVLSRITIGGSIFLAAIAVFPDLMSKIPIFAPFRGTNNSLVYLMGGTSVMISVSVAVELLKQIESYLQMHNYDGILKKSKVRR
- the infA gene encoding translation initiation factor IF-1; amino-acid sequence: MAERETIEVEGTVVEPLPNATFRVELENGHRILAHISGKMRMNFIRILPGDKVTIEMSPYDLTKGRIIYRYK
- the rpmD gene encoding 50S ribosomal protein L30, giving the protein MAKVVITLVKSPIGYEKSQRDTVVALGFKKGKRVVEKEATPQINGMINKISHLLKVEYK
- the rpsM gene encoding 30S ribosomal protein S13; this translates as MARLMGVEIRNNKRIEIALTDIYGIGRTLAHVICDKANIDYSIKAKDLTDAQITALRDAIEATTKVEGDLRTELYNNIKRLKDIHSYRGMRHIKRLPVHGQRTRTNSRNARGGGARKAIAGKKKAPGKK
- the rpsK gene encoding 30S ribosomal protein S11, which translates into the protein MATQKGKKTLKDKKIKKDRKVEAFGIVHIKASFNNTIVTITDRNGDTLSWASAGLDGDYKSSKKSTPFAAQVASEKASKKAYEMGVREVEVYVKGPGMGRESSIRAVEASGLKVKLIKDVTPMPHNGCRPRKRRRI
- the rho gene encoding transcription termination factor Rho; the encoded protein is MPFPTKKRVKVSNENEEIETAPVQVKKVVRKKVVKQVVAENNEENTNNSEIVLEKDEFDKEIESNDEVKEIKRPHDILYISKLSVLTFEELLEFAESYGIKKDTNNNIRRQELMHAILKAQIALEGKIVAEGTLETLQDGFGFLRSKNSNYLVGPDDIYISPAQIRLFGLRTGDLITGEVRPPKDNAGEKFFALLRIETVNGEEPNNLYKRPHFDKLTPIFPNERIDLEFAPNKISTRIINLVSPIGKGQRGLIVAPPKAGKTMMLQEIANAICKNYPDIKLFILLIDERPEEVTDMKRQVPEAEVIASTFDETPDKHCQVSEMVLEKAKRLVENKHDVVIILDSITRLSRAYNLVVPASGKVLTGGVDSNALHKPKRFFGAARNIEEGGSLTIIASALVDTGSKMDDYIYEEFKGTGNMELHLDRKLANRRLFPAIDIDSSSTRREDLLLTEEEKNKMWALRKYMQSQGIDEDQLIETVVDKMNSTKDNAEFLKLLNS
- the rpmJ gene encoding 50S ribosomal protein L36, which translates into the protein MKVKSSIKKRCNDCQIVKRKGVVRVICKKNPRHKQKQK
- the rpsE gene encoding 30S ribosomal protein S5, translating into MAHDINNNEEKSMYEERLITLNRVAKVMKGGRRFRFAALMVLGDKNGHVGLGYGKANEVPDAIRKAIEQAKKNMIEVNLKGETIPHNTVGVFRSSRIVMKPASKGTGVISGGPARAVLELAGVKNILSKSLGNNNSMNLAKATFEGLKSLKTVEYMANKRGVSIDQIYGRAE
- a CDS encoding DNA-directed RNA polymerase subunit alpha, yielding MALKEILESIRHPHRVTFEKKDLTPTYGKFIAQPFERGYAVTVGNALRRVLLSSIPGYAITTIKIDGVSNEFENVPGMKEDTIVMIMHLKNVVVSLPSHMDTKTIHMKKEGPCVITAGDLVADDTEAQVHNPDYYIATIAEGYTFEMDIQIEGGYSYVPAEMNIELLEDINAIAIDAIYSPIVSVKYNVDPIRVGQRIDYGKLTLEIETKGNIAPDKALSQAAKILRDNLKHFMDPEEANGDDEKIEETPKDSVLDSLKGKHIEEVEFSVRTANFLMASDLKTLDKVAVKTDADLLRLIGANEMIIEEIKEKLAEYNAHLGMRG